From a single Phalacrocorax aristotelis chromosome 1, bGulAri2.1, whole genome shotgun sequence genomic region:
- the AVPR1A gene encoding vasopressin V1a receptor has translation MRLAGGAGSPRAAPSPGNGSRWRAAEPDGGGSSPSPEAWSGSPNGSLGGWDPFGRDEELAKLEIAVLAVTFAVAVVGNGSVLLALRRTPRKASRMHLFIRHLSLADLVVAFFQVLPQLCWEVTHRFHGPDGLCRVVKHLQVFGMFASAYMLVAMTADRYIAVCHPLKTLQQPTKRSYGMIAAAWALSLLLSTPQYFIFSLSEVERGSQVYDCWAHFIMPWGARAYITWITGGIFVAPVLILVTCYGFICYHIWRNVRGKTRPGEAAAAGGGRRAGGGGPRRGLLLAPCVSSVKTISRAKIRTVKMTFVIVSAYVVCWAPFFTIQMWSVWDQRFPWVDSENTATTVTALLASLNSCCNPWIYMFFSGHLLQDCIQSFPCCQKIKQTLSKEDSNSNSRRQTSFTNNRSPTHSSNTWRESPHSKSTSFIPIST, from the exons ATGCGCCTGGCCGGCGGCGCCGGCTCCCCCCGGGCGGCTCCTTCGCCCGGGAACGGCAGCCGGTGGCGGGCGGCGGAGCCCGACGGCGgcgggagcagccccagccccgaggCGTGGTCGGGGTCCCCCAACGGCAGCCTGGGGGGCTGGGACCCCTTCGGGCGGGACGAGGAGCTGGCGAAGCTGGAGATCGCCGTGCTGGCCGTCACCTTCGCCGTGGCGGTGGTGGGCAACGGCAGCGTGCTGCTGGCCCTGCGGCGCACGCCGCGCAAGGCGTCCCGCATGCACCTCTTCATCCGCCACCTCAGCCTGGCCGACCTGGTGGTGGCCTTCTTCCAGgtgctgccccagctctgctgggaagtCACCCACCGCTTCCACGGCCCCGACGGACTCTGCCGGGTCGTCAAACACCTGCAGGTCTTCGGCATGTTCGCCTCGGCGTACATGCTGGTGGCCATGACCGCCGACCGCTACATCGCCGTCTGCCACCCGCTGAAGACGCTGCAGCAGCCCACCAAGCGCTCCTACGGGATGATCGCGGCCGCCTGGGCGCTCAGCCTGCTCCTCAGCACCCCGCAGTACTTCATCTTCTCCCTCAGCGAGGTGGAGCGCGGCTCGCAGGTCTACGACTGCTGGGCGCACTTCATCATGCCCTGGGGAGCCCGCGCCTACATCACCTGGATCACCGGCGGCATCTTCGTCGCGCCCGTCCTCATCCTCGTCACCTGCTACGGCTTCATCTGTTACCACATCTGGCGCAACGTCAGGGGCAAGACGCGcccgggggaggcggcggcggcgggcggggggcggcgggcgggcggcggcggcccgcgGCGGGGGCTGCTGCTCGCCCCCTGTGTCAGCAGCGTCAAGACCATCTCCCGCGCCAAGATCCGCACCGTCAAGATGACCTTCGTCATCGTCTCGGCGTACGTCGTCTGCTGGGCGCCCTTCTTCACCATCCAGATGTGGTCCGTCTGGGACCAGCGGTTCCCCTGGGTCG atTCTGAAAACACTGCAACTACCGTCACGGCTCTGTTGGCCAGTCTGAACAGTTGCTGTAACCCGTGGATCTACATGTTCTTCAGCGGGCATCTCCTGCAAGACTGCATACAGAGCTTCCCTTGCTgccaaaaaataaagcaaacgCTGAGTAAAGAAGAttcaaacagcaacagcaggcGACAGACTTCTTTTACCAACAACAGAAGTCCAACACACAGCTCGAACACCTGGAGAGAGTCGCCCCACTCCAAATCGACCAGCTTCATTCCCATTTCAACCTGA